One Capillibacterium thermochitinicola DNA window includes the following coding sequences:
- the thrC gene encoding threonine synthase encodes MRYISTRGQSRPVTAAEALLTGLAPDGGLYLPEEFPESAALNPFTAPSLTYRQLAGRILTMFLSDYTRAELEECISQAYGSNFATPAITPVTMVDEKLGFLELWHGPTCAFKDLALQLLPHLLTAAARKMQFDREIVLLVATSGDTGKAALEGFKDVPGTRVIVFYPEDGVSTVQKRQMITQEGTNTYVVGVTGNFDQAQAGVKALFTNEAFQRELAAAGKTFSSANSINWGRLVPQLVYYFKAWFDLCQNHGLAPGETFNVVVPTGNFGNILAAYYGKKLGLPLHKLICASNRNNVLTEFIQTGVYNRNRQFYQTLSPSMDILVSSNLERLLYDLVGADPAPVRAYMDQLQRQGSYQLTAAQKERLQKEFWAGFADEAETTAAIKSVYERYQYLLDPHTAVGYKVYRDYLEATGDDRPTIIASTASPFKFNQGVAQAVLGPEAAAVADEFALMEKLSAVTGVAMPAVLAGLRDKPVRHQQVIAPAAMEETVRTILGL; translated from the coding sequence ATGCGCTATATTAGCACCAGAGGCCAAAGCCGGCCGGTTACGGCGGCGGAGGCCCTGCTGACCGGACTGGCCCCCGACGGCGGGCTTTATCTTCCGGAGGAATTTCCCGAGAGTGCGGCACTCAACCCCTTTACGGCGCCCAGCTTGACCTACCGACAACTGGCCGGCCGGATCCTGACGATGTTTCTTTCCGACTATACCCGGGCGGAGCTGGAGGAGTGTATTAGTCAAGCGTACGGCAGCAATTTTGCCACACCGGCCATTACCCCGGTGACCATGGTCGACGAAAAACTGGGTTTCTTGGAGTTATGGCACGGGCCGACTTGCGCCTTTAAGGATTTGGCCCTGCAGCTTTTGCCCCATCTTTTGACGGCGGCCGCCCGGAAAATGCAATTTGACCGGGAGATCGTCCTCTTGGTGGCGACCTCCGGCGACACCGGCAAAGCGGCCCTGGAAGGGTTTAAAGATGTCCCCGGGACCAGGGTGATCGTGTTCTACCCGGAGGACGGCGTCAGCACCGTCCAGAAACGGCAGATGATCACGCAAGAGGGCACCAACACTTATGTGGTGGGGGTGACGGGCAATTTTGACCAAGCCCAGGCCGGGGTCAAAGCGCTCTTTACCAACGAAGCCTTCCAGCGGGAGCTGGCGGCGGCGGGAAAAACCTTCTCTTCGGCCAACTCCATTAACTGGGGGCGCCTCGTTCCCCAGCTGGTTTACTACTTCAAGGCCTGGTTCGATCTCTGCCAAAACCACGGTTTGGCGCCGGGCGAGACTTTTAACGTGGTGGTGCCGACCGGGAACTTTGGAAACATCCTGGCCGCTTATTACGGCAAAAAACTGGGGTTACCACTGCATAAACTGATCTGTGCCTCCAACCGGAACAACGTTTTGACCGAGTTTATCCAGACCGGCGTCTACAACCGGAACCGTCAATTTTACCAGACGCTCTCGCCGTCCATGGACATTTTGGTCTCCAGCAACCTGGAACGCCTTCTCTATGATTTGGTGGGGGCGGATCCGGCGCCGGTCCGGGCCTACATGGACCAACTGCAGAGGCAGGGGAGTTATCAGCTGACCGCGGCGCAAAAAGAACGGCTGCAGAAGGAGTTCTGGGCCGGGTTTGCCGACGAAGCGGAGACGACCGCGGCGATCAAGTCCGTTTACGAGCGTTATCAATATTTGCTTGATCCCCATACGGCCGTTGGTTACAAAGTGTACCGGGATTACCTGGAAGCCACCGGGGACGACCGACCGACGATTATTGCCTCGACGGCCAGCCCCTTCAAGTTTAACCAGGGGGTGGCCCAGGCGGTCCTGGGTCCGGAAGCGGCGGCGGTGGCCGATGAATTTGCCCTGATGGAAAAGCTGTCGGCGGTAACCGGCGTGGCCATGCCGGCGGTCCTGGCCGGGCTGCGGGATAAACCCGTCCGCCATCAGCAGGTGATTGCCCCGGCGGCGATGGAGGAAACGGTCCGGACAATTTTGGGTCTTTAG
- a CDS encoding PhoH family protein: protein MSHSEITIEIDPKIAPILFGEYDQNLKDIAAALEVMLSARGNTLFLAGEEQKVDEALAVLEQLRSQAEKGTILGPHEIRYTVDVLRRNKPKHNGEIDFSATPIQVTNRGKRITPRTFGQKAYVEAIRDHVLTFGIGPAGTGKTYLAVAMAVAALQSKQVNRLVLTRPAVEAGEKLGFLPGDLQEKVDPYLRPLTDALFDILGAELYQRYMERRVIEIAPLAYMRGRTLDDSFIILDEAQNTTTEQMKMFLTRMGWGSKVVVTGDITQIDLPKGQASGLVEAAEVLKDVEGIAFVYLGERDVVRHEMVQKIIKAYDRQREETESPGS, encoded by the coding sequence TTGAGTCATTCGGAGATAACCATCGAGATTGATCCGAAGATAGCGCCCATTCTCTTCGGGGAGTACGACCAAAACCTGAAGGATATCGCGGCCGCGCTGGAGGTGATGCTCTCGGCGCGGGGGAATACCCTGTTCCTGGCCGGCGAAGAGCAAAAGGTCGACGAGGCCCTTGCCGTTCTGGAACAGTTGCGCAGCCAGGCGGAGAAAGGGACCATCCTCGGTCCCCATGAGATCCGCTATACCGTTGATGTCTTGCGGCGGAATAAACCGAAGCACAACGGGGAGATTGATTTTTCCGCGACGCCGATTCAGGTGACCAACCGGGGGAAAAGGATTACCCCGCGGACCTTTGGGCAGAAAGCATACGTGGAAGCCATTCGCGACCATGTCTTAACCTTTGGGATCGGACCGGCGGGGACCGGGAAGACCTACCTGGCGGTGGCGATGGCGGTGGCGGCTTTACAGAGCAAACAGGTGAACCGCCTGGTCCTGACCAGACCGGCGGTGGAGGCCGGTGAGAAACTGGGCTTTTTGCCCGGTGATCTGCAGGAAAAAGTCGATCCCTACCTGCGGCCGTTGACCGATGCGCTATTTGATATCTTAGGGGCGGAGCTTTACCAGCGGTATATGGAACGCCGGGTGATTGAGATCGCCCCCCTCGCTTATATGCGCGGGCGAACCCTGGACGATTCCTTTATCATCTTGGATGAAGCCCAAAACACCACGACCGAGCAGATGAAGATGTTCCTGACCCGCATGGGTTGGGGTTCGAAAGTAGTGGTCACCGGGGATATTACCCAGATTGATTTACCGAAAGGACAAGCCTCCGGACTGGTGGAAGCGGCGGAGGTTCTGAAAGATGTGGAAGGGATTGCCTTTGTTTATCTGGGTGAGCGGGATGTTGTCCGCCATGAAATGGTACAAAAGATAATTAAGGCATACGACCGGCAACGGGAAGAGACCGAAAGTCCCGGTTCGTAA
- a CDS encoding HD family phosphohydrolase, whose product MGKETQPAEKSFAKRKRQGSFIDKWLWVRDFLAKKMVRERILVFVSFLAIVGILQIDLVPRAIDVKLGEIYIGTEIRAPRTVINTEKTEELMDQAAARAVEENKDKLEYQTISIEAGVEANNRYNRIIGVFEEYRRLMQEQTPEGVSPDPARIRPEFRRALQREEGRFTEVPDETLDLVLTLPATDYERIVRSLRQVYVALETERKIGPQTMEEVRSELGAFVGNERFLVLPQDQPVIRELLTAMIFPNLTRDEAKIRQLQEEARRKVAPVKIEKGQLILSEGDIVTTEHIQILRELALIDNSGNRVLMFFSLGIFTLFLMAICLIYIYFFEKRILKEEQHLYLLALVSVVVLAVAKAFSLLNLDLMAYLVPLSFASIILVFLSEPKLAWVITALLSLMVGVIFDFHLALTVFYFINGTAALYLMLNLNQRKEMIRRGLYLAGINFFTVLTLSFLFGIKRFSSMFLFALVAGFNGILATALANGFLPFFEHLFGLTSPLSLLELANPNMPLLKRLLIEAPGTYHHSILVGNLAEAAADAIGADSLLVRVGAYYHDVGKLRRPYFFVENQITNDNPHENLAPSLSTLIITSHVRDGVELAKSYGVPRVVTDIIEQHHGTDLIRYFYQQASEKVQEEKESVEETDFSYSGPKPQTKEAALVMLADAVEAAARSMGQPSPARLEALVNQILKERLEAGQLDETNLTLRDLDKIKAAFLKVLGGIFHHRIKYPEIVATERKKSNGGNHQPRNNGTKAEQRDA is encoded by the coding sequence ATGGGTAAGGAAACACAACCGGCCGAGAAAAGCTTCGCCAAGCGGAAACGGCAAGGAAGCTTCATCGACAAATGGTTGTGGGTACGTGATTTTTTAGCTAAGAAGATGGTCCGTGAGCGGATTCTGGTTTTTGTCAGTTTTTTGGCCATTGTCGGCATATTGCAGATTGATCTGGTCCCGCGGGCGATCGATGTCAAACTGGGAGAGATCTACATTGGGACCGAGATCAGAGCGCCACGGACCGTGATCAATACCGAAAAGACCGAAGAGTTGATGGACCAAGCGGCCGCCCGCGCGGTGGAGGAGAACAAGGATAAGCTCGAATACCAAACGATCAGTATCGAAGCCGGAGTGGAGGCCAATAACCGTTACAATAGAATAATCGGTGTTTTCGAGGAATACCGGCGGCTCATGCAGGAACAGACGCCGGAGGGTGTTTCCCCCGATCCCGCCAGGATCCGCCCGGAGTTCCGGCGGGCCCTCCAAAGAGAGGAGGGGCGCTTTACCGAGGTTCCCGACGAAACCCTCGATCTGGTGTTGACGCTGCCTGCGACCGATTATGAACGGATAGTCCGCAGCCTGCGTCAGGTCTATGTCGCGTTGGAAACCGAGCGCAAGATCGGCCCCCAAACGATGGAGGAGGTCCGGTCCGAGCTGGGGGCTTTTGTCGGCAATGAGCGGTTTCTCGTTTTACCGCAGGACCAACCGGTGATCCGCGAGCTGCTCACGGCGATGATCTTCCCGAACCTGACCCGGGATGAGGCGAAGATCCGGCAGTTGCAGGAGGAGGCCCGGCGCAAGGTGGCGCCGGTCAAGATCGAAAAGGGCCAGTTGATCCTGAGCGAAGGGGATATTGTTACCACGGAGCACATCCAGATCCTGCGGGAACTGGCCTTGATCGATAACAGCGGGAACCGGGTGCTCATGTTTTTCAGTTTGGGCATATTTACCCTGTTTCTGATGGCGATCTGTCTGATCTATATTTATTTCTTCGAGAAACGGATCCTCAAGGAAGAACAGCACCTTTATTTGCTGGCGCTGGTCTCGGTGGTTGTTTTGGCCGTCGCCAAGGCGTTCAGCCTCTTGAATCTGGACTTGATGGCCTATCTGGTCCCCCTCTCCTTTGCCAGTATTATCCTGGTCTTTTTAAGTGAGCCGAAGTTGGCGTGGGTGATCACCGCGCTGCTCAGCCTGATGGTGGGCGTAATCTTCGATTTCCACCTGGCGCTGACGGTCTTTTACTTTATCAACGGGACGGCGGCCCTTTATTTAATGCTCAATCTCAACCAGCGGAAAGAGATGATCCGGCGGGGCCTATACTTGGCGGGGATCAATTTCTTCACCGTCTTGACCTTGAGTTTTCTGTTTGGCATCAAACGCTTCAGCAGTATGTTTCTTTTTGCCCTGGTGGCCGGGTTTAACGGGATCCTCGCGACGGCGCTCGCCAACGGCTTTTTACCCTTTTTCGAACATCTTTTTGGGTTAACTTCGCCGCTCAGCCTGTTGGAGCTGGCCAATCCGAACATGCCCTTGCTCAAACGGTTACTGATCGAAGCGCCGGGGACCTACCACCACAGTATTCTCGTGGGGAACCTGGCGGAAGCGGCGGCCGACGCCATTGGTGCCGACAGCTTGCTGGTACGGGTTGGGGCCTATTATCATGATGTGGGCAAACTGCGGCGGCCCTACTTCTTTGTGGAGAACCAGATCACCAACGATAATCCCCATGAGAACCTGGCGCCGAGTTTGAGTACTTTGATCATCACCTCGCACGTGCGGGATGGCGTGGAACTGGCCAAGTCGTACGGGGTCCCCCGGGTGGTGACCGATATTATCGAACAACACCACGGGACCGATCTGATCCGATATTTTTACCAACAAGCTTCGGAAAAGGTCCAGGAGGAAAAGGAATCGGTTGAAGAAACGGATTTCTCCTACTCCGGACCGAAACCACAGACGAAGGAGGCAGCCCTCGTCATGCTGGCCGATGCGGTGGAGGCCGCGGCCCGCTCGATGGGGCAACCTTCCCCCGCCCGCCTGGAGGCCCTGGTCAACCAGATCCTCAAGGAGCGTTTAGAAGCGGGGCAACTGGATGAAACTAATCTTACTTTACGGGATCTGGATAAGATTAAAGCCGCCTTTTTAAAGGTCCTGGGCGGTATCTTTCACCACCGGATTAAATACCCGGAGATTGTCGCCACAGAAAGGAAGAAGTCGAATGGGGGTAATCATCAACCAAGAAATAACGGAACCAAAGCTGAACAACGAGACGCTTGA
- the queA gene encoding tRNA preQ1(34) S-adenosylmethionine ribosyltransferase-isomerase QueA, with amino-acid sequence MRVSDFDYQLPEELIAQEPLAQRDHSRLMVVDKTAGTWHHTTFPQIGAWLQPGDLMVFNDTRVIPARLWARRVPGGGKVEVLLLNPLGPDRWEVLVNPGRKVPPGQVLTFGAGGELTAVAEERTPFGGRVLRFNQEGAALRAAFMKLGEVPLPPYIKRPLTDLDRYQTVYARTEGSVAAPTAGLHFTPELLAKLEAEGVKTGYLTLHVGLGTFRPVRTEVVEEHKMHAEYFEISPELAAAVAATKAGGHRVIAVGTTSARALETMGQADGTVRAGAGRTEIFIYPGYQFKVLDGLVTNFHLPRSTLLMLVAAFAGRELILAAYREAIKERYRFFSFGDAMLII; translated from the coding sequence TTGCGGGTATCGGATTTTGACTACCAACTGCCAGAGGAACTGATTGCCCAGGAACCTTTAGCCCAGCGGGACCACTCCCGTTTGATGGTGGTGGATAAAACGGCAGGCACCTGGCACCATACGACTTTCCCCCAGATCGGGGCTTGGCTGCAACCGGGGGACCTGATGGTCTTTAACGATACCCGGGTGATCCCGGCCCGCTTGTGGGCGCGGCGGGTGCCCGGGGGCGGGAAGGTGGAGGTGCTTTTGCTCAATCCCCTCGGGCCCGACCGTTGGGAAGTTCTGGTCAACCCGGGGCGGAAAGTCCCGCCCGGGCAGGTTTTGACCTTCGGCGCCGGCGGGGAGCTCACCGCGGTGGCCGAGGAACGGACCCCCTTCGGGGGGCGGGTTTTACGCTTTAACCAGGAGGGGGCCGCTTTACGCGCGGCCTTTATGAAGCTGGGGGAAGTGCCCCTGCCGCCCTACATTAAGCGGCCGCTGACGGACCTCGACCGTTACCAAACGGTTTACGCCCGGACGGAAGGTTCGGTGGCGGCACCGACCGCGGGTTTACACTTCACCCCGGAGCTCCTGGCCAAACTGGAAGCGGAAGGGGTCAAAACCGGTTATTTGACCCTCCACGTGGGCCTTGGTACCTTCCGTCCGGTCAGGACGGAAGTGGTGGAGGAGCACAAAATGCATGCCGAGTATTTCGAGATCAGCCCGGAACTGGCGGCGGCGGTGGCGGCGACGAAGGCCGGCGGCCACCGGGTGATCGCGGTGGGGACGACTTCGGCCCGGGCGCTGGAGACGATGGGCCAGGCCGACGGGACGGTCCGGGCGGGGGCCGGGCGGACGGAGATCTTTATCTACCCGGGTTATCAGTTCAAAGTCCTGGACGGGCTGGTGACCAACTTTCATCTGCCCCGTTCCACCCTTTTGATGCTGGTGGCCGCTTTTGCCGGGCGGGAGTTGATTCTGGCCGCCTACCGCGAGGCGATTAAGGAGCGGTACCGGTTCTTCAGCTTTGGCGATGCCATGTTGATTATTTAA
- the tgt gene encoding tRNA guanosine(34) transglycosylase Tgt, with protein MFEFTIVHKSTEHRGRIGKLKTPHGELTTPVFMPVGTQATVKTMSPEQLQALGASIILSNTYHLYLRPGHEVVREAGGLHAFMNWPGAILTDSGGFQVFSLAKLNQVSDEGVLFRSHLDGSAHFFTPEKVMEIEMALGADIAMAFDVCLPYPSTYEEAALAQARTTQWAARCRERHDRADQALFGIVQGVTFRDLREKSARELVAMDFPGYAVGGLSVGEPKALMYEVLDYTVPLLPENKPRYLMGVGSPDALWEGVARGIDMFDCVLPTRIARNGTAMTSRGRVVVRNAKYARDFSPLDPECTCPTCRQYTRAYLRHLIHAGEILGLMLITYHNLYFLTRMMEKIRESIQQGTFYEAKEAFFTAYYGKADGEGF; from the coding sequence ATGTTTGAATTTACGATTGTCCATAAATCCACCGAACACCGGGGGCGGATCGGCAAACTGAAAACCCCCCACGGGGAGCTGACCACACCGGTCTTTATGCCCGTGGGCACCCAGGCCACGGTGAAGACAATGAGCCCGGAACAACTGCAGGCCCTGGGCGCGTCGATCATTCTGAGCAATACCTACCACCTCTACCTGCGGCCGGGGCATGAAGTGGTCCGGGAAGCCGGCGGTTTGCACGCCTTTATGAACTGGCCGGGGGCGATTCTCACCGACAGTGGCGGGTTTCAGGTGTTCAGCCTGGCCAAGCTGAACCAGGTCAGTGACGAGGGGGTTCTGTTCCGTTCCCATCTCGACGGTTCCGCCCATTTTTTCACCCCGGAGAAAGTGATGGAGATCGAGATGGCCCTGGGGGCCGATATCGCAATGGCCTTCGACGTTTGCCTGCCCTACCCCTCCACCTACGAGGAGGCGGCCCTCGCCCAGGCGAGGACGACCCAGTGGGCGGCCCGCTGCCGTGAACGGCATGACCGGGCGGACCAGGCACTCTTTGGGATTGTGCAGGGCGTAACCTTCCGTGATCTCAGGGAGAAGAGCGCCCGTGAACTGGTGGCGATGGATTTTCCCGGCTATGCGGTGGGCGGTTTGAGCGTCGGCGAACCGAAGGCGTTGATGTACGAAGTCCTGGACTACACGGTACCGCTGTTACCGGAGAATAAACCAAGGTACCTGATGGGGGTTGGCTCGCCCGACGCCTTATGGGAAGGGGTGGCCCGCGGGATCGACATGTTTGATTGCGTCCTGCCGACGCGGATCGCGCGGAACGGGACGGCAATGACCAGCCGCGGACGGGTGGTGGTCCGGAACGCCAAGTACGCCCGGGATTTCTCACCCCTTGACCCCGAGTGCACCTGTCCCACCTGCCGGCAGTACACCCGGGCTTATCTGCGCCATCTTATCCACGCCGGTGAAATCCTGGGTTTGATGCTCATCACCTACCATAACCTGTACTTTTTGACGCGGATGATGGAGAAGATCCGGGAAAGCATCCAGCAGGGCACCTTTTACGAGGCGAAAGAGGCGTTTTTCACGGCCTACTACGGAAAGGCCGATGGCGAAGGCTTTTAA
- a CDS encoding diacylglycerol kinase, with protein sequence MKNRNLLESFNRAIDGLVYCFRTQRNMRIHCLGTILVLGLSLGLNLTKTEFLFVLWAIVFVLVTETINTALEAAIDLFSPRYHPLAAVAKDVAAGAVLLAAVNALAIGYFVLYPKLNPVLPKLIDSIINSPAHLTLIAMGLVVFFVLVLKLSTGTGRPFSGGMPSGHAAVAFSLATAIVMISKDGLVATLALFLGLMVVQSRVEGGIHNVAEVVIGSVLGILVTVLIFQLYQRWG encoded by the coding sequence ATGAAGAATAGAAACCTCCTGGAGAGTTTCAACCGGGCAATCGACGGTTTGGTCTATTGTTTCCGGACCCAGCGCAACATGCGGATCCATTGTTTGGGGACGATTTTGGTCTTGGGCCTCAGTCTGGGGCTCAACCTGACCAAGACCGAATTCCTCTTTGTGTTATGGGCCATCGTCTTTGTCCTGGTGACGGAGACGATCAACACCGCCCTGGAGGCGGCGATTGATCTGTTCTCGCCCCGGTATCATCCCCTGGCGGCGGTGGCGAAGGATGTGGCGGCGGGCGCGGTTTTGCTTGCTGCCGTCAACGCTTTGGCCATCGGCTATTTCGTTTTGTACCCGAAATTAAACCCGGTTTTGCCGAAACTGATTGACAGTATCATCAATTCCCCCGCCCATCTGACTTTAATCGCCATGGGCCTGGTGGTCTTTTTTGTGCTGGTGCTTAAATTGTCGACCGGGACCGGACGGCCCTTTTCCGGGGGGATGCCCAGCGGGCACGCAGCCGTGGCCTTTTCCCTGGCCACCGCGATCGTTATGATCAGTAAAGACGGCCTCGTGGCGACGCTCGCTTTATTCTTGGGTTTAATGGTGGTCCAGAGCCGGGTCGAGGGCGGGATTCACAATGTGGCGGAAGTGGTCATCGGGAGCGTTTTGGGGATCTTGGTGACCGTTTTGATCTTTCAATTATATCAAAGGTGGGGTTGA
- the era gene encoding GTPase Era yields MKGYRSGFIGVIGRPNVGKSTLLNKLAGEKLLIVSPKPQTTRERIRVILTTERAQLIFYDTPGIHKPLHKLGEQMNKTALTTFKLVDVLLWLVDTTQPPGRGDAWVAEALKKSGLPVLVAFNKSDLKPACPPEEFLAQMGVADWPWVRVSALTGEGLPELLARLEEAVPEGPQYYPEEMLTDRSESFIIGEYIREAVLHLAEEEIPHSTAVVMEEIKERPNGKVYIRASILVEKDSQKKILIGREGSLLKQIGQLSRAQIEKFLEKPVYLDLWVKTRKDWRDSLPALRELGYIEREE; encoded by the coding sequence ATGAAAGGATACCGGTCTGGATTCATCGGGGTGATCGGCCGGCCGAACGTGGGAAAATCCACGTTACTCAACAAGCTGGCGGGCGAGAAACTGTTGATTGTCTCGCCGAAACCGCAAACCACCCGCGAACGGATACGTGTAATTCTCACGACCGAACGGGCGCAGCTGATCTTCTACGACACGCCCGGCATCCATAAACCCTTACATAAATTAGGCGAACAGATGAACAAAACGGCTTTAACCACCTTTAAGCTGGTGGATGTGTTGCTTTGGCTGGTGGACACCACCCAGCCCCCGGGCCGCGGGGACGCCTGGGTGGCGGAGGCGCTGAAAAAGAGCGGCCTCCCCGTTTTGGTGGCGTTCAATAAAAGTGATCTGAAGCCGGCGTGTCCACCGGAGGAGTTTTTGGCCCAAATGGGGGTGGCGGACTGGCCCTGGGTGCGGGTTTCCGCCTTGACCGGCGAAGGCCTTCCGGAGCTCCTGGCCCGCTTGGAAGAAGCCGTGCCGGAGGGGCCCCAGTACTATCCGGAAGAGATGCTCACCGACCGTTCGGAGTCTTTCATCATTGGCGAGTATATCCGTGAAGCCGTCCTGCACCTGGCTGAGGAAGAGATCCCCCATTCCACCGCCGTGGTCATGGAGGAGATAAAGGAGCGGCCCAACGGCAAGGTTTACATTCGGGCCAGTATTTTGGTGGAAAAAGATTCACAGAAGAAGATTCTGATCGGCCGGGAAGGCAGCCTCCTGAAGCAGATTGGCCAACTGTCCCGGGCGCAGATCGAAAAGTTTTTGGAGAAGCCGGTCTATCTCGATCTCTGGGTGAAAACCAGAAAAGACTGGCGGGATTCGCTCCCGGCCTTGCGGGAGTTGGGTTATATCGAGCGGGAAGAGTAA
- the ybeY gene encoding rRNA maturation RNase YbeY, translating to MGVIINQEITEPKLNNETLEALAGVARQVLKAHGREEAEVGITLTDEETIQQLNREWRGVDAPTDVLSFALDEGEPMPPTGDDAFPELLGDVVICVPVALRQAAEYGHSSTREILYLAVHGLLHLLGYDHQTAEEQTRMRQAEEKFLTEAGWGRRDEE from the coding sequence ATGGGGGTAATCATCAACCAAGAAATAACGGAACCAAAGCTGAACAACGAGACGCTTGAGGCCCTGGCCGGAGTCGCCCGGCAGGTGCTGAAAGCCCACGGCCGGGAAGAAGCGGAAGTCGGGATTACCCTTACGGACGAGGAGACCATCCAGCAGTTGAACCGGGAATGGCGCGGTGTTGACGCCCCTACCGATGTGCTCTCTTTTGCCCTGGACGAGGGGGAACCAATGCCGCCAACCGGGGACGACGCGTTCCCCGAACTCCTGGGTGACGTGGTGATCTGTGTCCCGGTCGCCCTCCGGCAGGCGGCGGAGTATGGCCATTCCAGTACGCGGGAGATCCTTTATCTGGCCGTCCACGGGCTTCTCCACCTCCTGGGCTATGACCACCAGACCGCCGAGGAGCAAACGCGGATGCGCCAGGCGGAGGAGAAGTTTCTGACGGAAGCAGGTTGGGGTCGGCGTGATGAAGAATAG
- a CDS encoding cytidine deaminase produces MEKMVFIDEELTRRLLEEAKEARLKAYAPYSGYQVGAALITKSGRIFGGCNIENASYGATICAERVAVARAIAEGEKDFVALAVVADSPEPGSPCGICRQFLAEFAPRLQLILGNLDGKVRRGSLDEYLPYAFNKDYFCAEEAK; encoded by the coding sequence ATGGAGAAAATGGTCTTTATTGACGAGGAACTAACCCGGCGCCTCCTGGAGGAAGCCAAGGAGGCGCGGTTAAAGGCGTATGCGCCCTACTCCGGCTACCAGGTGGGGGCGGCGCTTATAACGAAAAGCGGCCGGATCTTTGGCGGTTGTAACATTGAAAATGCTTCCTACGGGGCGACGATCTGCGCGGAACGGGTGGCGGTGGCGCGGGCCATTGCCGAGGGGGAGAAAGACTTTGTCGCCCTCGCGGTGGTTGCCGACAGTCCGGAGCCCGGGTCCCCCTGCGGGATCTGCCGGCAGTTTTTGGCGGAGTTTGCGCCCCGGCTCCAATTGATCCTGGGGAACCTGGACGGCAAAGTCCGCCGGGGAAGCCTGGATGAATATCTGCCTTATGCGTTTAATAAAGATTATTTCTGTGCCGAAGAAGCAAAATAA
- the yajC gene encoding preprotein translocase subunit YajC produces MIYLATFALQAPAAPQGGGGSLLFMFLMLAIFWVIMIVPQRKQQKKRMEMLNSLKKGDKVITVGGIHGEITELGDEDIRLRIADKVEIKITRGSVSRVKGE; encoded by the coding sequence ATGATTTATCTCGCGACCTTTGCGTTGCAGGCACCGGCGGCGCCACAAGGCGGGGGCGGCTCCTTGCTTTTCATGTTTCTCATGCTCGCAATTTTTTGGGTGATCATGATCGTTCCCCAACGGAAGCAACAGAAAAAACGGATGGAGATGCTTAACTCCCTGAAAAAAGGGGATAAAGTGATTACCGTCGGGGGGATTCACGGCGAGATCACCGAGCTTGGTGATGAGGATATCCGCCTGCGGATCGCCGATAAGGTCGAGATCAAAATCACCAGGGGTTCAGTCTCCCGGGTGAAGGGCGAATAA